In the Aulosira sp. FACHB-615 genome, one interval contains:
- a CDS encoding CU044_2847 family protein codes for MSNIERLVFEEDGELYTILFESKETPDIPEITPPTVEDDRESYGFREEAAIKIQEVHNQIRAYTKYAIGAFKNLGAAEVEEVTLKFGLKIGGKTGIPLLTEGSAESNFEIEVKCKFPNHQQNSST; via the coding sequence ATGTCGAATATAGAACGTTTGGTTTTTGAAGAGGATGGGGAACTCTATACAATCCTGTTTGAGTCAAAAGAGACACCGGACATCCCAGAAATTACTCCGCCAACAGTAGAAGACGATAGAGAATCTTATGGTTTTCGGGAAGAAGCCGCGATCAAAATTCAGGAAGTCCACAATCAGATTAGAGCTTACACTAAATATGCGATCGGTGCTTTTAAAAATTTAGGTGCGGCTGAGGTTGAGGAAGTTACCCTCAAGTTTGGTTTAAAGATTGGTGGTAAAACAGGTATTCCGCTTCTCACTGAAGGCTCGGCAGAGAGTAATTTTGAAATTGAGGTTAAGTGTAAGTTTCCCAATCATCAGCAAAATAGTAGCACTTGA
- a CDS encoding protein kinase domain-containing protein → MSRKSRFFIPRPDRRLGDCYELLECLGDGSYGWVWRSQRLEDNQIVAVKIPKEQSATNEELAEGSALVGAELHPNVIQVFWMGRVPPEREWYVIEMEYFPSLTLSQLLDKGEQGFVASYKRILDIYQQVLAGVEHLHRLGMSHGDIKPQNILVSGEQVKLTDFGCSVLPDDMYARTRENGGTILYSAPEIVGSSVKGRSAETLFKADIYSLGVLIYHLVTARLPHDTLSQVARHTPFPRPREINSSVSPALEHFILRCLALEPANRWESLSEMAIAFRQAAHAQVDYQPIRILPPQQQPTEDWSTQALRLLEAGAYSQVENVAHSEFENSSDPHAFLLMITATYRDGRYFDCLRDIEAHPYLLNADSPLKRDLHRITLAAYIQTRQIHLAIEMVEKCLEIEGELPDLLIKKASLLGLQARYEDAATILLFLNRERPNNPGILKRLVLVFEQLRDTGKATAFLRAYLKIAPDELWAKNKLEQFNAIGVR, encoded by the coding sequence ATGAGCCGCAAATCTAGATTTTTTATTCCACGACCTGATCGGCGGTTAGGCGATTGCTACGAACTACTCGAATGTTTAGGCGATGGTTCTTATGGTTGGGTTTGGCGATCGCAACGCCTAGAAGATAATCAAATTGTGGCGGTAAAAATACCAAAAGAGCAAAGTGCAACAAATGAAGAACTTGCTGAAGGTTCAGCCTTGGTAGGAGCAGAACTTCATCCCAACGTTATTCAAGTTTTTTGGATGGGACGAGTGCCTCCAGAGCGTGAATGGTATGTCATTGAAATGGAATATTTCCCCAGCTTGACCCTATCTCAGTTACTGGATAAGGGAGAGCAGGGATTTGTTGCTAGTTACAAACGGATTCTCGATATTTATCAACAAGTTTTAGCTGGAGTAGAACATCTTCACAGGCTGGGAATGTCCCACGGGGATATTAAACCCCAAAATATTCTTGTCTCTGGAGAGCAGGTAAAACTAACTGATTTTGGATGCAGCGTGTTACCTGATGATATGTATGCCAGAACCCGCGAAAATGGTGGGACAATTCTTTACTCAGCACCTGAAATAGTTGGCTCAAGTGTAAAAGGACGTAGTGCTGAAACTCTATTTAAAGCTGACATCTACAGCTTAGGAGTTTTAATTTATCATCTAGTAACAGCCCGATTGCCTCACGATACCCTTAGCCAAGTTGCTCGGCATACACCTTTTCCTCGTCCTCGTGAGATTAACTCTTCGGTTTCGCCGGCTTTAGAACATTTTATTTTGCGTTGTCTTGCCCTTGAGCCAGCAAATCGTTGGGAATCACTCTCAGAGATGGCGATCGCGTTTAGACAGGCTGCTCACGCCCAGGTCGATTACCAACCAATTCGTATCTTGCCGCCTCAGCAACAGCCTACTGAAGATTGGTCAACTCAAGCTTTGCGGTTATTAGAAGCTGGAGCTTACTCTCAGGTAGAAAATGTGGCGCATTCAGAGTTTGAAAATAGCTCAGATCCTCATGCTTTCCTGTTGATGATCACCGCAACATACAGAGATGGCAGATATTTTGATTGTCTGAGAGATATTGAGGCACATCCATATTTATTAAATGCTGACTCGCCTTTAAAACGTGACCTTCATCGCATCACTTTAGCTGCATATATACAAACGCGACAAATTCATTTAGCTATTGAAATGGTTGAAAAATGCTTGGAAATCGAGGGTGAATTACCAGACTTGTTAATTAAAAAAGCCTCACTTCTGGGCTTACAAGCTAGGTACGAAGACGCTGCAACAATCTTGTTATTCTTGAACCGTGAACGCCCAAACAATCCTGGCATCCTTAAACGCCTTGTATTGGTCTTTGAACAACTGAGAGATACAGGCAAAGCCACTGCTTTTCTGCGAGCATATTTGAAAATAGCACCAGATGAGCTATGGGCAAAGAACAAGTTAGAGCAATTTAATGCTATTGGGGTTCGTTAA
- a CDS encoding ATP-binding protein produces the protein MKHQILGKLVGNTGDPNNLTMILSSSFAGRRGEFVRIRHQERQEEPEINVLGRINSIIRTNVLYNSEMGQSLTDLELLPGAQITGERVAAKLELVGYKDPYTGQIKIPRRALDPGAKVETVDYQFLSSFYEFDEQTSLHIGNLVGYESGDNIVPVYLDVNRLVTEHLAVLAMTGSGKSYTVGRIIERIVTLNNGTVVVFDPHGEYGRALQGGNLQFNLDFNNLDDPRDRKTIPEIQENFKRLIEAGAGIVVYTPQNPSFREKYAGKNKELALQFDRFEMDDVSEILPGLTEPQQRVLDVALRYWKIKDKTEPRDINSLRYYLGDGIEELREWEELSAAEATALNSRSAAVASMKLSRVLNEAQSFYSAALARPTDIYDMVGRPSDKRGRLVVIDLQGLSDTAKQIITALISSEILRAAASKTDRIRPCFLVYEEGHNFAPAGEPAVSHRIIKKIASEGRKFGVGFAIVSQRPSKLDSDVTSQCNTLIAMRLKNPDDQRFITKTSDMVSKADIEELPSLSTGEALICGRSIPAPLLVKIGTKALVHGGQSPEVLNLWGRFNG, from the coding sequence ATGAAACATCAAATTCTAGGGAAATTAGTAGGTAACACTGGTGATCCCAACAACCTAACAATGATTCTTTCCTCATCCTTTGCTGGTAGACGCGGTGAATTTGTTCGCATCCGTCACCAAGAACGCCAAGAGGAGCCAGAAATTAATGTTTTGGGGAGAATTAATAGTATTATCCGCACCAATGTTCTCTATAACTCAGAGATGGGGCAATCGCTCACAGATTTAGAGCTACTACCTGGCGCTCAAATTACAGGAGAACGAGTAGCTGCCAAACTAGAACTTGTTGGTTACAAAGACCCATACACAGGTCAAATCAAAATTCCTCGCCGTGCGCTTGACCCTGGTGCAAAAGTGGAAACGGTAGACTATCAATTTCTTAGCTCATTCTACGAATTTGATGAACAAACCAGTTTACATATAGGCAACTTGGTAGGTTATGAATCTGGCGACAATATTGTTCCTGTATATTTAGATGTTAACCGCTTGGTTACAGAACATTTGGCAGTCTTAGCCATGACAGGTTCTGGAAAATCTTACACAGTCGGCCGGATTATTGAGCGTATTGTCACCCTTAATAATGGCACAGTTGTTGTATTTGACCCTCACGGCGAATATGGCCGTGCTTTGCAAGGTGGCAATTTGCAATTCAACCTTGACTTTAACAATCTTGATGACCCCCGCGATCGCAAAACTATTCCCGAAATCCAAGAAAACTTTAAGCGATTAATTGAGGCTGGTGCAGGAATAGTGGTTTACACACCCCAAAATCCTTCATTTCGGGAAAAGTATGCAGGGAAAAATAAAGAATTAGCTCTGCAATTTGACCGCTTTGAAATGGATGATGTGAGCGAAATTCTTCCTGGTTTAACAGAACCACAACAGCGCGTTCTTGATGTCGCACTTCGTTACTGGAAAATCAAAGACAAGACTGAACCTAGAGATATTAACTCTTTGCGGTATTACTTGGGAGATGGAATAGAAGAGTTGCGCGAATGGGAAGAACTTAGTGCTGCTGAGGCTACTGCCCTTAATAGTCGCAGCGCAGCAGTTGCTTCTATGAAACTATCACGGGTTTTGAATGAAGCTCAAAGTTTTTACTCCGCAGCCCTAGCACGACCTACGGATATATACGATATGGTAGGACGGCCTAGTGATAAACGCGGCAGACTTGTAGTGATTGACCTACAAGGTTTAAGTGATACAGCAAAACAAATTATTACAGCCTTAATTTCTAGTGAAATTCTCCGCGCTGCTGCTAGTAAAACAGACCGCATTCGTCCTTGTTTTTTGGTTTACGAAGAAGGACACAACTTTGCACCCGCAGGTGAACCAGCTGTCAGCCACCGCATTATTAAGAAAATTGCCAGTGAGGGACGCAAATTTGGGGTTGGGTTTGCCATTGTTAGCCAGCGTCCTTCAAAACTAGATTCTGATGTTACCTCCCAATGCAATACTTTAATTGCGATGCGCTTGAAAAACCCAGATGACCAGAGGTTTATTACTAAAACTTCGGATATGGTGAGCAAAGCTGACATTGAGGAATTACCCAGCCTTTCTACTGGGGAAGCATTGATTTGCGGACGTTCAATTCCCGCACCTTTGTTAGTCAAAATTGGTACTAAAGCACTTGTTCATGGTGGGCAATCACCAGAAGTGCTGAATCTGTGGGGAAGATTTAATGGCTAA